One Odocoileus virginianus isolate 20LAN1187 ecotype Illinois chromosome 6, Ovbor_1.2, whole genome shotgun sequence DNA segment encodes these proteins:
- the VRTN gene encoding vertnin: MTSREQLVQHVLQELQEAVESEGLEGLIGAALEAKQVLSSFALPTRRGGGPGPQVLEVDSVALSLYPEDAPRNMLPLVCQGEGSLLFEAASLLLWGDAGLSLELRARTVVEMLLHRHYYLQGMIDSKVMLQAVRYSLRSEESPEMTSLPSATLEAIFDADVKATCFPSSFSNVWHLYALASVVQRNIYSIYPLRNLKIRPYFNRVIRPRRCDHTPATLHIMWAGQPLSGHLFRHQYFAPVVGLEEVEAESAHPGPAPLPPPAKTLELLNREPGLSYSHLGERSSVTKSTFYRWRRQSQEHRQKVATRFSAKHFLQDSFHRGGVVPLQQFLQRFPEISRSTYYAWKHELVGSGTCRALAPAEELAKLPERQVAEEQGCSSTAVSSPGMVFMQRAKMYLEHCIALNTLVPYRCFKRRFPGISRSTYYNWRRKALRRNPSFKPGPALSECGPPQPAPVGEKVLLPWKGGEVGEGAAKATGGGPPASRAFLPLRVPLARWQRRLRRAARKQVLGGRLPFCRFRLRYPSLSPSCFWVWKSLARSWPGSRSKLQIRAPTLGRGGRKEAEEKEAGRNVTAALALSAGTRQMAASPGEDPGKAPGGPSREGALQEGPPAQGQPPSGSLSSHPVVRAAAAGGRDSQVLVMDMLATTKFKAQAKLFLQKRFQSKSFPSYKEFSTLFPLTARSTYYMWKRALYDGLTLVDG, encoded by the coding sequence ATGACCTCTCGGGAGCAGCTGGTGCAGCACgtgctgcaggagctgcaggaggcggTGGAGTCAGAGGGCCTGGAGGGTCTCATCGGTGCCGCTCTGGAGGCCAAGCAGGTCCTGTCCTCCTTCGCTCTCCCCACCCGCCGTGGGGGAGGCCCCGGCCCCCAGGTGCTGGAGGTGGACTCGGTGGCCCTGAGCCTGTATCCGGAGGATGCGCCCCGGAACATGCTGCCGCTGGTGTGCCAGGGCGAGGGCAGCCTGCTCTTCGAGGCGGCCAGCCTGCTGCTGTGGGGCGACGCGGGCCTCAGCCTGGAGCTGCGGGCGCGCACGGTGGTGGAGATGCTGCTGCACCGCCACTACTACCTCCAGGGCATGATCGACTCCAAGGTGATGCTGCAGGCCGTGCGCTACTCCCTGCGCTCCGAGGAGTCCCCGGAGATGACCAGCCTACCGTCCGCCACGCTCGAGGCCATCTTCGACGCGGACGTCAAGGCCACCTGCTTTCCCAGCAGCTTCTCCAACGTGTGGCACTTGTACGCCCTCGCCTCGGTGGTCCAGCGCAACATCTACTCCATCTACCCGCTGCGCAACCTCAAGATCCGGCCGTACTTTAACCGTGTCATCCGCCCGCGCCGCTGCGACCACACGCCCGCCACGCTGCACATCATGTGGGCGGGCCAGCCGCTCAGCGGCCACCTCTTCCGCCACCAGTACTTTGCGCCCgtggtggggctggaggaggtggAGGCCGAGAGTGCCCACCCCGGCCCGGCCCCACTGCCCCCGCCCGCCAAGACCCTGGAGCTGCTCAATCGCGAGCCCGGCCTCAGCTACTCGCACCTGGGAGAGCGCTCCAGCGTCACCAAGAGCACCTTCTACCGCTGGCGGCGGCAGTCCCAGGAGCATCGGCAGAAGGTGGCCACCCGCTTCTCCGCCAAGCACTTCCTGCAGGACAGCTTCCACCGCGGGGGCGTCGTGCCGCTGCAGCAGTTCCTGCAGAGATTCCCCGAGATCTCCCGCTCCACCTATTACGCCTGGAAGCATGAGCTCGTGGGTTCTGGCACCTGCCGGGCCCTAGCCCCTGCGGAGGAGCTGGCGAAGCTGCCGGAGCGGCAGGTTGCCGAGGAGCAGGGATGCTCCTCGACGGCCGTGTCCAGCCCTGGCATGGTCTTCATGCAGCGGGCCAAGATGTACCTGGAGCACTGCATCGCCCTGAACACACTGGTACCCTACCGCTGCTTCAAACGCCGCTTCCCGGGCATCTCCCGGTCCACCTACTACAACTGGCGCCGAAAGGCTCTCCGAAGGAACCCCAGCTTCAAGCCAGGGCCGGCCCTCTCGGAGTGTGGGCCTCCCCAGCCAGCGCCGGTGGGCGAAAAGGTTTTGCTCCCTTGGAAGGGTGGTGAGGTCGGAGAGGGGGCAGCGAAAGCCACGGGTGGGGGCCCACCTGCCTCGCGGGCGTTCCTGCCGCTGAGGGTACCGCTGGCCCGCTGGCAGAGGCGTTTGCGCAGAGCAGCCCGCAAGCAGGTGCTCGGTGGGCGCCTCCCTTTCTGTCGCTTCCGCCTCCGCTACCCGAGCTTGTCGCCCTCCTGCTTTTGGGTCTGGAAGAGTCTGGCCCGGAGCTGGCCCGGAAGCCGGTCCAAGCTCCAGATCCGGGCCCCCACCTTGGGCagagggggcaggaaggaggcagaggagaaagaagcTGGCAGGAATGTGACAGCTGCCCTGGCCCTCTCTGCAGGGACCCGGCAGATGGCAGCTTCTCCAGGGGAGGATCCAGGTAAGGCCCCGGGAGGGCCTTCCAGAGAGGGGGCCCTGCAAGAGGGGCCCCCGGCCCAGGGTCAGCCCCCCAGTGGGTCCCTGTCCAGCCACCCTGTGGTGAGAGCAGCGGCGGCGGGGGGCCGGGACAGCCAGGTGCTGGTGATGGACATGCTGGCCACCACGAAGTTCAAGGCCCAGGCCAAGCTGTTCCTGCAGAAGCGCTTCCAGTCCAAGAGCTTCCCCTCCTACAAGGAATTCAGCACCCTCTTCCCCCTCACCGCCCGCTCTACCTACTACATGTGGAAGCGCGCCCTCTACGATGGCCTCACTCTGGTGGACGGCTGA